The Rattus norvegicus strain BN/NHsdMcwi chromosome 9, GRCr8, whole genome shotgun sequence genome contains the following window.
TTCTGTCTACTTGGATTCTCTTCAGCCAGATCCCGTGTCTCCTTTTGGAACTCCTGCTCCGTGCTTTGCTCCTGACGCCACTACTGTGTTAGACAAGGAGGATGGTGGAAGTTGTGAAGTGATCACCCAAAAATATGTTTTTCGGTCCGAACTATTTAATGTCACCAAACCTTACATAACTCCAGCCGTTCACAAAAAGGACCAACAAAGTAAGAAAGATGAAAATCTAGTGACCGGTGAAAAACAAGAGGTCTCTGTTTCTGTTGGGAAGGTaggaggttgttttttttttttttttacaggaaaCAAATTTCATTAAGTAAATCAAACATCTTCCCATTTTCTAAGTATAAAAAAGAGTTAATAATGCAGAAGGTGTTAGCACATCCAAGAGCAGTTGTGGGTTGCCTTCCAACTTGTTGTGTGCCTccgtttcccaagtgctggggttctaAGCAGGCGCTGTCACCCAGTTTACTGTCTAACAGTCTACTGTTTAAGGACAACACATTGCATGCTTCAAAGCCTAAACAGAGACCggagagatgacccagcaggTAAGGCTTATGCACCACTCCCTACAAGGCACAATGAatgattgaataaataaatgtattctaCATGCTTGTGAGAGAAACCTCAAAGAAAGCAAGAGTTTTGTGACCTCAGATTCTTCAAAATCATTAAATTGTTCTTTTGTATCCCTTCCAGGTGCGGCAGGTAAAATGAATTTATTCATCATAACTGGATTTTGTTACTTGCTTATATGCCTTTATGGGAAAACATGTTGTCACCACACCCTGCTTGTCAACCTCATTTGGCTTGCCTTTGTGATTGTACATGTTACTCACGTGACTCTTCTTAATCCTCAGAATATAAGTTGTCTGATACTCTGATTAACTgataaagttggctattgcatgagactttaatCTGTTTCATCTGTTGGCTTCATTCTCCCAGGTCTCACTGCCAGCAAGAGTGGTAAACAATGCTAAATGTTTTTACACCTGTTTTTGCTTTCAAAATTTCTATGACAAATTTCCAATTATTCAATGGAGTTTTAAAGTACTGTCTTTTGGGAATAGGCTCATATAATAAAAGTTTGAGAGGAGGGTATTTTTGGAAAGTTTTCTGGTGATGAGACTAGGAAAGCTTCTGTGGAATGTGCATATTTATAAGGTACTTGTGTTTGAGCATATATTTTGGAGCAGCTTTCCAAAAGTTTGAGTATGATACAGTGGTACACAGTTGTAATTtgagcactggggaggtggaagcaggaggaacaggagcaCAAGGCCACccttggctggccagtgagttcgTGGTCAGCTTGTGCTATATGAGATcctctcccaaccccccccccccaacaacaaCCCCTTCCCCCCAGCACTGAAAATAGACATTTGAGCATACTACATTAGGATTAAATGGTGGGGGTACGGTTTTTCCTTCTACCACATTGATGCTTGGCCCTGAGGACTGAATTGAGGTTGTCAGGCTCAGCAGCAAGAACCTTCAAAGTATGCTTTAAATCTTTTGGGTGTGTTTCTTGAGTCCAGAGGTGACTGTACAAACTCCATTTAGATTTTGTCTTGTTAGGAGTAAGAATGAATGATTGTTAGCAAATGTGTGAGCTCTTTCCATCTACTTTTGTGCATAATGATGAAAGAGATAAGCACAGTACCTGTATCCATTGTACCTTATAATGGGTTAGAAAACTAGGAAGCATACTAAGAACAAGAGTAAGGAAGTTAACTCATAGCGATCTCTTCCACTGTAGGACGTACCTGAAATGCAGCCAGAAATGCATGGCTTTTCCTTGGACatgtttttcattttctactttttttaaaagtctttattttatgtatgagagtacactgttgctttcttaaggcataccagaagaggacatcggatctcaaatagatggttgtgagccatcatgtggttgctgggaattgaactcaggacctctggaagagcagtcagtgctcttaaccactgagccatctctccagtcatgtttttcctttttaacaaGCATGTATTGATTCATCTACATGTGaagcacagaaaagaaaaccttaGAAAAACCTTAGATGTATCACTGTCATTAATACAGACCACCAAGCATGTGACTTTAGCTTGGGCAAgaggttgggttttttgtttgtttgtaatgaGACACCGACTGAAGTTCAGACCGTCTTGGACTCattgtgcagcccaggctgttaTAAATTCATGGCCCTGCCTCTGCAGTGCAGTGGTGATGGGTGGGTGCAGCCATGCCTGACAAACTGCCCATTTTAATGTGAAAGATACAGATGGGCATATGTAATTAATACGATCCTAGTGAAATTTGTCATTTCTGATATGCTAGTGAAGCTACAGTTAGCCTAATCTTACATCTTTTTGTGTAATTAGCCAACATATAGTTTAGCCTGTTGAGAATTTGATACTATGTTAATAGCGAGTCAGCAAGGGAAAGAAGTGACAGCTCTATGTTCCTGCTCTCACGCTCTAGTGTGTGGTGTAGTCGGGTGCAGGGTATTGCTAATACAATTGGTTTGTCTGTAACCCTCAGATCAATTCTAAAGGCCTTTAAACATTTccacttattgtgtgtgtgtgtgtgtgtaggtactcTTGTGCAATGGTGTACAtctgcttcactcctttttttttttttatggagctggggaccgaacccagggccttgtgcttgctaggcaagcgctctaccactgagctaaatccccaacccccaatggtgtacatctggaggtcagaggacacagcTCTGTTCTGATGAGAGTTATCTTGACTGCTCTctaaataccttttaaaatatgttaaaattgtCATCCTCCCACCCCAGGCAGTTTTGCTATATTGCTAAGGTTAGTTTTGAACTTGACCCTCCTACCTCCTggctgctgggattatagctgtaCACCTCCCCTCCCCCGTCGTCTCTCTGAACAGGGtacaggtagcccaggctgttctggaatccactgtatagcagaggatgaccttgaactaccCTTCCTGCCTCTATCTTTCATTTCCTGATATTGCAGGCTTGTGATGCCATATTTGGTTTTAAgtttagtctgtctgtctgtctgtctgtctgtctccctccctcctttcctctccctgtctttctcctttcctccctccctcctttctagtTATTTGATTTgatgtgtgtaagtgttttgtctgtatgaaCCTCTGTGCACGGTGTGTATGTCTGGGGCCTGCAGAGACCAGGAGAGGACGTCAGATCTTCTGCAACTGGAATTATAGTCatgagccaccaagtgggtgctgggaagtaaacctgggtcttttgcaagagcaatgctcttaaccactggtcCTTTGCTACAGCCCTAGATTTTCTTTGATAGCTTGTAGATGGTTCATGTTGAGAAGAAAGTTGAGAGTAATTATGTCCCATGCATGTAAACTGATTGGTAACTATGTCAACTGCTATGAAAAATCATAGTTCTTATTCCATGGGCACTAGTACCCTTTGCATTGATTTTGGTCTCAGTGGAACTTTTTACCTTTTAGAAATAGatacaatattaaaaatgtagtacaaaaaataaaatctagcaGGTTTCAAAATGTCAGCCTTGTGATAGACaacattattttttcttgtcaTCCTCTCTTTAGAAACGTAAAAGATGCGTTGCTTTCAATCGAGGTGAATTGGATGCTATGGAATATCATACAAAGGTAGGACTAAAATATTGATCATGCAAGAAGATTAGTgtgaagaagtaaaaaaaaatgaccaaaatcaATAAGACTGTGTCTTAGAAATAAAGCATTTGTTTTGGTCAGAGTTAAAACTCGATAGcggtttttgtttcttcttcgtAATGAGCACTTTAGGCCAGTTTTATTAGCACTGTACATACTTCTGTCGGCTCAGGTGGTTGATGGACCATGACCTTGTGTGTTGTTGGTTGATGTTTCAATGTTCTTACTTTCTCACGTTTCCCTTCATGTGTTGAATTTAGTTCAGCAACAAACAGCTGAGCACAGACTGTTCTCTGactgtatatttgtatatatgacaTGAAAACAGAGATTTATTTAGGGGTAAGAAGGGGACCAGTGCTAGGAGAGTGGAATGAGACTGTTTTATCCATGAAGTCAGCAGGGTAATGTGCTTTTGTAGAGTCAGATCGGCTAAAAATTGCGTAGACTGaattagaactttaaaaaaaaagtctgcacAATCTGTATTTTCAGTATTGAAAATAATGTGAGGATGAAATATATAAGATGAGAAATTATGAAAAGAATGCTGACAATTTACAGTaggaaaaaaatccctgaaaataacaagaaaatttCCAAAATATGAAATACCACAGTAAATATACTACAGCAATAGATGGACAGCTGCATGGGGTAGTCTACAGAGGGCCAGCTCCATGATCATATTTTgatgccttatcccatgatgaattgttgatttgtttgaattactTATTCTAGTTAGCCTAGAAAATGAGACTTatcctgacatttttttttttaaaagatttattcatttattatgtataagtacactgtagctgtcttcagatacaccagaagagggcatcggatctcattacagatggttgtgagccaccatgtggttgctgggaattgaactcaggatctctggaagagcagtcagtgctcttaaccgctgagccatctctccagcccttatccTGACGTTTCATACATATGGATCACTGTACTTTGCTCACATTCCCCCTCTACTACCCAATCTACTACTCTTCTCTCCTTTTAGCCTTCTTGCTagtccctcctccctccaagttgtcccctttcttccttcatgaTGAGCACttgcggacacacacacacacacacacacacacacacacacacagagttaaataCCAATATGCATGTACATTATCAAATCTACACTCTGCATAAGAGAAAGCATGCATTATTTGTTCCCCTTTCcctcagttttcttctcttggtttGAACATTTGGTACATTTGGTAGGTATGTTCAGATTGCTAATATAGAAGTCATGGAATAGTTATGTATTGAATTCTTTTTCCTCCCAGAAACAACCATCATATTTTTTTATAGCTACCACTAACAGTACATAAAGGTTCCAGTGTTTTCACCAAAgcattctattttgttttgaaattgcCATCCTAGTGGGTAAGAATGCGATCTTATTGTGAGTCTGTGTATCTtgccattttatatttttacttcctTGTGAGAAAAGCGTTTTCTAATCTCTCCTGTGAATTTATCTTTGACCAGCATGAATTATTTAGAAGAGAACTATTATTTCATTTGCATTTGGGGTCAATCTTAGTATCATTTTGCTCTTGATTTCCAACTTAAGTCCTTTGGGGTATAAAAACAAATTCTAGTTCTTTCACCTTTACTGAGCGTTGTTTCATTGCCCACACATGAATTACCTTGGAGACTGTACTCTGTGGGgtgtgttatatatgttatatgggATGTATGTTCAGTAACTGTTGGATGAAGTGCTTCTATGGGCAGTGTTGAGTACTTCAGTACTGTGCAGTTCTGTGTGTTAATTGTGTTTTTGTGTTAGTTCTACCCTTACTGGGTAGTGTTGTTAGATATTTGATCACACAGTGAACTCTGAGATCGTGTTATTTATTGGAAAACCTGTTTCTGGTTGTGGTATagctcagccctagcacacacttaatccaagagctttctttttattgttttgagaattaaataaagtcaaccataggtcaaaaGGTGGAGCAAGCAAACAGCTGATAGGGAGTGAACATAGGAAAATACCATAGAGAGTAAGAAGTCAGGCGGAtggatagagagacacacaggaagtaaAAGGAGGGGACATTCATGTAGAAGTTAGGTCTTGGTTCTACCTCCAGTCCTATGTGCCCAGAAatcagactcagactcaaaatatatttacatatacctTTGCCATATAGCGCTAGGTTCTTCTCAGGTTAGAATCATAACTTAGGATAACCCACTTATTCTACCCTACATTATGTCATGTGGCTGGTTCCCTGTGCTCAGGTACCGTGCGTCTGTCTCCTCACCTCTTCCCAGGCAGATCTCCTGCCTGACTCTATCctagaattctttctcctctggATGTCCCACTGATAGGTTTTAAAAGATGGGTTTAGAACAGCATGTTTGGTCAGTATTTCTCCCATGCTGAAAAATGTGAGCTGTGGTTCCTAGCACCCCGTGAAGGCTGAGATTTTAGGAAGTGAACAAGGTGGTCGACCATGatttcacagagatggcagaaggTGTAGAAGGGCCAGCACACAGAGCTCTGTGGTCGGCTTCAGTTCACAGGTGCTCTTCGTACCCCATGTCCTGTCCTCTAAGGGTGTGGTGAGGCTTTGCTGTGCAGAGTGTGTGTGGTGGTTACTTTTTTCATCACTGCATCCAGATACCTGACAGAAACAACCCAAGCAAGGAGAATGCATTTTTGGCTCCAGGTTTCAGCATTTCATATACTGAATGTCACACTATTTACTAGTGAGCTTATGTGGTGTGCTTCATTCTGTAGACTTCAAAAGTATACTATTAGTAGTCTTATAATCTCATTATAGTAAAAATTACTCTATACTTAATAAAAAATGGAttcaaatatattaattattcaaattagaaatgtaattatttgaaaaattaaatcaaattaaaatttatatttgtatatggatattttgtctgcatgcatgtctgtgtactatgtgtgtgcctaatgcctttggaggccagacaGGGTGACAGATCTCATGAAACTGTATGGACAGGTAGTTATGAGACTATGtgagagctgggaattgaacccagattctctttaataacagccagtgctctgaactgctgagttatctctctaGGCCTggaaaaggattttaaagccaataacatttgaatgtacttcaaaaagttttttttttttgttgtttttttaacagATCAGAGAGCTGATTTTGGATGGATCTTCTCAGTTAATCCAAGAAGGTCTCAGAAGTGGTTTCCTTTTCCCACTTGTTGAAAAACATGATGGCAGTAGTGGACGCATCACTTTACCGCTTGATGCCTGCAATTTGTCAGAGTTATGCGAGATGGCAAAGCATTTGCCTTCCTTGAATGACATGGAGCTTCAAACGCTACAGTTGATGGGAGATGATGTGTTTGTTACAGAGCTGGACTTATCTTCACGGATCATTGAAAACAACTCTAGCTTTTCCAAAATGATCACTTTAATGGGACAGAGATATCTGCTGCCACCAAAAAGCAGCTTTCTTTTGTCTGACATTTCTTGTATGCAGCCACTTCTTAACTGTAAGTAGTTTATGTGTTTTAGAACAAGGTAATTTTTCTCTtgtctcagaagttaagagtatGAACTTTGAATGTAAGTTCAGTTTTAACGCTGACTTTTGCTCTGTTGTTTATCTTTAAGAGAGTCTTGTTAAGTAGCTCAGTcaggctttgaacttgctgtTCATCCCAGGCCTTGGTATGTCAATTTTGCCTTAGCTTTTTaggtgctaagattacaggttcaGAACTCAGAGGTTCAGAGTTACAGTGTCTTTGAATAAATCCCATAACTCTTttgtggtattccattgtgtttgCGTTTGTAATGAAAGTCCTATCTTGGGCTGGGTCTGTGGCTCAGCTGAGCATGCCCAAGGccccaggttaaaaaaaaaagtaccgtACTTTTGAAATGTATTAATTTCTTGTTATCATTGTGAACATCTattgtgtgtgtagaggtcagaggacacttttGTGGAGtctcttctccccttccaccctgatgtgggttctggagacccATCCAAGATAAGCACATTTGGTAGCCTTTATCTGCAGATCATTTTGCTGGTCactctttaaacatttttgtcttaacaatatttttatttgtgtgtgtgtgcatgtgcgtgtgcacacgtgtgcaagTTGCAAGTGCTTTAATTTTGGGGAGCatgtataatttttgtttttgaagaagtCTGTGTATTCAGATGACGGCTTTGCTTATGAGAGTGTgggctctgtgggatgttctcaGTCCCTGTGTTTAGCCCTTAGACTCGTCATATACAGAGGGCGTTTCTGAAATTGTGCTTTTGATTTCAGGTAGTAAGACATTCGATGTGATTGTGATTGATCCACCATGGGAGAACAAATCGGTTAAAAGAAGTAACAGGTATGTGGGATCAGTTATCTGTCATATTGTGTTCTAGAACTGCAGTCCCCTGTACATTCTGGTTTAGTACACTAACATGCTCCTATCAAAAATTAATTTCCTTAATTCTAGGTACTTGACTTGGAGGGGATATATGTGTCTCTACATATTAGTTATCCGTAACTAATATAACAGTGTCTGCAGCTGTCACTAAGGCCTGAGCCATGCAAGGCTGACTCAGTAACACCAAGGCTTGAAATTCAGATATGTGCTACACTTGTAGTTTATAACAATGTGTTGGGAGTAAATTCATCTAGCCATCCTCTGTATTTTTAGTTTATGTCACCTCATAGGATGAGCTGGGCTAGGTACTAGGATAACATTTACTTTTAGCTACATCTTTATAACTTGATGACACTTTCCCTCCTACTTTCAATGAATGCTTCCAGTTACATTTTTCCTCAGCTTTCAGTTTTCCAGACATAATaattcctgttttgttgtaaactTAGACAAATTTTTCTTCAAGAGTTATCTTTAGCTTTCTTAGGAATATGCTTATAATGCGTGATAGTTCTCTTTTTAAGTTGTAAGAATTGTGCAAAGAATTCAAGTATCTATTCTGATTGTGTATGTAGTTGTATttctatatatgtctatatatttttctgaaatatataGACTTGAAATATGGATTGaaatataaaaacttaaaataagagaaagttgTGACTCACCATATGGacgctggaaatcaaacccagatcctctggaagagcagtcagtgctctaagctgcttagccatctctctagctccaaaagaagagaaagttatTCTTACAATTTTGGCATACATCTAAAAAAAGCAAAGGTGCTATATATCTTCATCATAATGTTGTCAAGTAGATAACTGACTTACTGAAGCTCTTATGGACACATTAGTATCATCTGTGAGTTTATTCAGAGTGCACCAGTTGTTGTAGAAAACTTTTGTAGCACACAGAAACCACCCATAATCATGTTCTGTGCTGAGATGTATGCCCTCAGAGTCCAGTGGTTCCTCTGTGACTCATAACTGCACTGTAATAACAGGTAGTAAGTTCTATGAAACTTTCTGACAGATTGTGCAGTCTGAGGTGATTTTAGAGACCAATAGTTGGTTTTAAAAGTGGGCTCAGTTCTGAAAACCGTGCCTTCAAACCTTGTAGTTCAGCTAGCTGTGGCAATACATTTCAGTTCTCTTGGACACCTACCTAGGTATAAAGTTGCTGTGCCCTGTGATGAACCTATCCTTAAAAATTTGAGATACCAGAGGGAGCATGAAAGTTTTCTTAGCTCCAAAAAGGAGTCAAGCCATTGAAACCATGTCAGTGCAGAGTTTCGACTTTTCCTACTGTGACAGAATAGTCTCTGAACATCTTCCTCTGAGAAAGGGATAGCTGCTGTGCTGGGAGTGTGATGGTGGATGGCAGGAGCCCAGGGTGCTTgcaatctgggttctttcaaccTGTTTATCTGCTTAATAAGGAAGGTTTGTCAGCCATTCCTGACCCCTTTAATGTAGTGTTGCCTACATCAGGCACCAGATGCCTGCCTGAGCCTGCCCtctgggagactttttttttttttttcccctgaatgAGTAGAGTTGCACAAGTTTCTTTGGAGTTGACTGAGGAATGAAACAAAGTGGAGGAAGACTTAAGTCCATGCATCCCTAGCCTAATTACTTACTGATGGGAGGAAATTGACAAAATCCCCAATAGAAGCAGCGTACAGAAGGAAAGGTATGATTTTGGCTCATGCTTTTAGGAATGTCAGTCCTTCATATTAGGAGAGGTTGGCACCTCTTTTCACAGCCTTAGGGGCATGTAGCAGCAGACAGGAAGTAGAGAGTACTAGGTTGGGACCCTTGAGTGGGCTTAGCTTTCCTAGATCTACCACCCCTTCTATTGATCTACTTCAGCCAGCCAGTCTCCACTCCTAAGGCTCTCTCCAGTCTTTAGAACACCACCACAATCCAGACTTAGTATTCAACAGTGCATGGGAGACAGTCCAGGTTAAAACAATATTTGGGCctgcaagatggctcactggCCAAACACAATTACCACTAAATCTGATGACCTGACTTTAGTTCCTAAAATTCACATGATGGAAGAAAAACTGACTCCCTCAAATTGTTCtctgcaggattaatatagtaaaaatggccattttaccaaaagtgacctacagattcaatgcaatccccatcaaaataccaatccaattcttcaaagagttagacagaacaattttcaaattcatctggaataacaaaaacccaggatagctaaaactatcctcaacaataaaaggactttagggggaatcattatccctgaactcaagcagtattacagagcaatagtgataaaaactgcatggtattggtacagagacagacagataaaccaatggaatagaattgaagacccagaaatgaacccacacacctatggtcacttgatttttgacaaaggagccaaaaccatccaatggaaaaaagatagcattttcagcaaatggtgctggttcaactggaggtcaacatgtagaagaatgcagatcgatccatgcttatcaccctgtacaaagcttaagtccaagtggatcaaggacctccacatcaaaccagacacactcaaaataatagaagaaaaactagggaagcatctggaacacatgggcactggaaaaaatttcctgaacaaaacaccaatggcttatgctctaagatcaagaatggacaaatgggatctcataaaactgcaaagcttctgtaaggcaaaggacactgtggttaggacaaaacagcaaccaacagattggggaaagatctttaccaatcctacaacagatagaggccttatatccaaaatatacaaagaactcaagaagttagactgcagggagacaaataaccctattaaaaaatgtggttcagagctaaacaaagaattcacagctgaggaatgccgaatggctgagaaacacctaaagaaatgttcaacatctttagtcataagggaaatgcaaatcaaaacaaccctgagatttcacctcacaccagtgagaatggctaagatcaaaaactcaggtgacagcaaatgctggcgaggatgcggagaaagaggaacactcctccattgttggtgggattgcagactggtaaaaccattctggaaatcagtctggaggttcctcagaaaattggacattgaactgcctgaggatccagctatacctctcttgggcatatacccaaaagatgccccaacatataaaaaagtcacgtgctccactatgttcatcgcagccttatttataatagccagaagctggaaagaactcagatgcccttcaacagaggagtggattcagaaaatgtggtacatctacacaatggaatattactcagctatcaaaaacaacgactttatgaaatttgtaggcaaatggttggaactggaaaatatcatcctgagtgagctaacccattcacagaaagacatacatggtatgcactcattgataagtggctattagcccaaatgcttgaattaccctagatccctagaacaaacgaaactcaagacagatgatcaaaatgtgaatgcttcactccttctttaaatgaggaaaaagaatacccttggcagggaagggagaggcaaagattaaaacagagactgaaggaacacccattcagagcctgcaccacatatgacccatacatatacagccacccaattagagaagatggacgaagcaaagaagtgcaggcctacaggaaccggatgtagatcgctcctgagagacacagccagaatacagcaaatacagaggcgaatgccagcagcaaaccactgaactgagaataggcccccgttgaaggaatcagagaaagaactggaagagcttgaaggggctcgagaccccaaaagtacaacaatgtcaagcaaccagagcttccagggactaagccactacctaaagactatacatagactgaccctggactctgacctcataggtagcaatgaatatcctagtaagagcaccagtggaaggggaagccctgggtcctgctaagactgaacccccagtgaactagactgttgtggggagggcggcaatagggggagggttgggaggggaacacccataaggaaggggaggggggagggagatgtttgcccggaaaccgggaaagggaataacactcgaaatgtatataagaaatactcaagttaataaaaaaaaaaattgttctctgacGTCCACACACACCCTACAATAGGTAAACACCTATACCAATGAACAgataaacaaacataattttaaaaagcctgattttcctgctttctccatctttttcattttccttgtcttcttttcttttcaaattttataatCCAAGAATGCTTACAGGTTGATAATGAACTACCAGAGAGGTTAAAGATGCAGAAGCAGGGGAGTGATTGACATTACTGGATGTCAGAATATATAAATGAGAAGACAGAGTTGGAAGGATAAAACTTCAGTAGACAATGTCATACATTTCCTAGTAGAGAAGATGTGTTGATGTAGATAATAAAGTTATAAAGAGGAGGGAGATAGTCTGGTAGGAGACAGACTTGGTGGCTTTTGTTTTAACTAAAGTCTGAGAAAACTTCATCTGTCAAGGCATGGGCAAAGGACCTGAAAAGTGGTGAGAATTTTGCAGTATTTAACTATGGATAAGTAAAAAAATCCATGATTGTTTTGAGAACTGGAGAATAGACTAAAAGTTTCTTTTGCTATGTGTTTTTCTTCACTTCATTTATCTGTATGAAGAAGTTGAATATCTTTGTGGTATTAGTATGTGTGAGGGTATACTTCAGTGATGGAGTGTGTGCTTTGCATGTACaggggcctgggttcagtccccactgTGTGCAtctatatgcacatgcacatatcacATTCATGCGTGATGACAAGGTCTAGCTTATG
Protein-coding sequences here:
- the Mettl4 gene encoding N(6)-adenine-specific methyltransferase METTL4 isoform X1, encoding MSVVHHLPPGWLLDHLSFINKVNYQLCQHQEPFCSKNKPTSSVYLDSLQPDPVSPFGTPAPCFAPDATTVLDKEDGGSCEVITQKYVFRSELFNVTKPYITPAVHKKDQQSKKDENLVTGEKQEVSVSVGKKRKRCVAFNRGELDAMEYHTKIRELILDGSSQLIQEGLRSGFLFPLVEKHDGSSGRITLPLDACNLSELCEMAKHLPSLNDMELQTLQLMGDDVFVTELDLSSRIIENNSSFSKMITLMGQRYLLPPKSSFLLSDISCMQPLLNCSKTFDVIVIDPPWENKSVKRSNRYNSLSPQQIKRMPVPKLAAPDCLVVTWVTNRQKHLCFVKEELYPSWSVEVIAEWYWVKITNSGEFVFPLDSLHKKPYECLVLGRVKEKTALALRNEAVRTPPVPDQRLIVSVPCALHSHKPPLAEVLKDYIKPGGQCLELFARNLQPGWMSWGNEVLKFQHMDYFIALESGQ
- the Mettl4 gene encoding N(6)-adenine-specific methyltransferase METTL4 isoform X2 — translated: MSVVHHLPPGWLLDHLSFINKVNYQLCQHQEPFCSKNKPTSSVYLDSLQPDPVSPFGTPAPCFAPDATTVLDKEDGGSCEVITQKYVFRSELFNVTKPYITPAVHKKDQQSKKDENLVTGEKQEVSVSVGKKRKRCVAFNRGELDAMEYHTKIRELILDGSSQLIQEGLRSGFLFPLVEKHDGSSGRITLPLDACNLSELCEMAKHLPSLNDMELQTLQLMGDDVFVTELDLSSRIIENNSSFSKMITLMGQRYLLPPKSSFLLSDISCMQPLLNCSKTFDVIVIDPPWENKSVKRSNRYNSLSPQQIKRMPVPKLAAPDCLVVTWVTNRQKHLCFVKEELYPSWSVEVIAEWYWVKITNSGEFVFPLDSLHKKPYECLVLGRVKEKTALALRNEAVRTPPVPDQRLIVSVPCALHSHKPPLAGSADHNYVVFFSNKRWIFNVVVMNF
- the Mettl4 gene encoding N(6)-adenine-specific methyltransferase METTL4 isoform X3; this translates as MSVVHHLPPGWLLDHLSFINKVNYQLCQHQEPFCSKNKPTSSVYLDSLQPDPVSPFGTPAPCFAPDATTVLDKEDGGSCEVITQKYVFRSELFNVTKPYITPAVHKKDQQSKKDENLVTGEKQEVSVSVGKKRKRCVAFNRGELDAMEYHTKIRELILDGSSQLIQEGLRSGFLFPLVEKHDGSSGRITLPLDACNLSELCEMAKHLPSLNDMELQTLQLMGDDVFVTELDLSSRIIENNSSFSKMITLMGQRYLLPPKSSFLLSDISCMQPLLNCSKTFDVIVIDPPWENKSVKRSNRINIVKMAILPKVTYRFNAIPIKIPIQFFKELDRTIFKFIWNNKNPG
- the Mettl4 gene encoding N(6)-adenine-specific methyltransferase METTL4 codes for the protein MSVVHHLPPGWLLDHLSFINKVNYQLCQHQEPFCSKNKPTSSVYLDSLQPDPVSPFGTPAPCFAPDATTVLDKEDGGSCEVITQKYVFRSELFNVTKPYITPAVHKKDQQSKKDENLVTGEKQEVSVSVGKKRKRCVAFNRGELDAMEYHTKIRELILDGSSQLIQEGLRSGFLFPLVEKHDGSSGRITLPLDACNLSELCEMAKHLPSLNDMELQTLQLMGDDVFVTELDLSSRIIENNSSFSKMITLMGQRYLLPPKSSFLLSDISCMQPLLNCNKTFDVIVIDPPWENKSVKRSNRYNSLSPQQIKRMPVPKLAAPDCLVVTWVTNRQKHLCFVKEELYPSWSVEVIAEWYWVKITNSGEFVFPLDSLHKKPYECLVLGRVKEKTALALRNEAVRTPPVPDQRLIVSVPCALHSHKPPLAEVLKDYIKPGGQCLELFARNLQPGWMSWGNEVLKFQHMDYFIALESGQ